From one Thermodesulfobium sp. 4217-1 genomic stretch:
- a CDS encoding cytoplasmic protein translates to MKNVVLFAFRGDSMCFIHVLLYGIELSESGINTQIVLEGESTKLIPELYNENSPLYNLAQKALKLNIIEGVCKACSTMMGTIDEAKKRNLNILSDMSGHAGMARFINEGFEVITF, encoded by the coding sequence ATGAAAAACGTAGTGCTTTTTGCTTTCAGAGGAGATTCGATGTGTTTTATTCACGTATTGCTATATGGCATTGAGCTTAGTGAGAGCGGAATAAATACTCAGATAGTATTAGAGGGCGAGTCTACAAAATTGATTCCTGAGCTTTATAACGAAAATAGCCCTCTCTACAACCTTGCACAAAAGGCGCTAAAGCTAAACATAATTGAAGGCGTGTGCAAAGCTTGTTCAACCATGATGGGCACAATAGATGAGGCAAAAAAGAGAAATCTTAATATATTGTCTGATATGTCTGGCCATGCTGGAATGGCAAGATTTATTAATGAAGGATTTGAAGTAATAACTTTCTAA
- a CDS encoding aminotransferase class IV, which yields MIVYLNGKWLKESEAMISFQDRGFVFADSVYDATIICNRTYHRLDRHLNRLQNGLNKLKIEYDVSNLRTILDELLDRNKQIVDEGELYIQISRGCAPFRAHGLPKLKDPTVLAYVDLINPAYMPPEKGRAILVEDKRWEMCDVKTTGIMLNCMAKQMATDSGCNAAIFHRNQIVTEAHALNIFIVKHNELFTHPNGPWILPGITRELVIEVAQEYSIKVNEVQFTTQDLLDADEVFLTGSVGGVIPYVEIDGKKIKDGTIGPISTLLRKEYYSVLYKETH from the coding sequence ATGATCGTATATTTAAATGGCAAATGGTTAAAGGAATCTGAGGCTATGATCTCATTTCAAGATAGGGGATTTGTTTTTGCCGACTCTGTATATGACGCAACTATAATTTGCAATAGGACATATCACAGGCTGGATAGACATTTAAACAGACTGCAAAATGGATTGAATAAGTTAAAAATAGAATATGACGTGTCAAATCTTAGGACAATTTTGGATGAATTGCTGGATAGAAATAAGCAGATTGTTGATGAAGGAGAGCTATACATTCAGATATCTCGGGGTTGTGCCCCTTTTAGAGCGCATGGATTGCCAAAGTTAAAAGATCCTACGGTGCTTGCTTATGTGGACCTGATAAATCCTGCATATATGCCGCCAGAAAAGGGGAGGGCTATATTGGTAGAAGACAAAAGATGGGAAATGTGCGATGTAAAGACTACGGGGATAATGCTTAATTGCATGGCGAAACAAATGGCGACTGATTCAGGTTGCAATGCTGCAATATTTCACAGAAACCAGATAGTTACCGAAGCTCATGCATTGAACATTTTTATAGTAAAACACAATGAACTCTTTACACACCCAAATGGCCCATGGATACTGCCTGGAATCACAAGAGAATTAGTAATTGAGGTCGCACAAGAATACAGTATAAAAGTAAATGAAGTGCAATTTACTACCCAAGATCTATTAGATGCAGATGAGGTTTTTTTGACTGGTTCTGTAGGAGGGGTGATCCCTTATGTAGAAATCGATGGCAAAAAGATTAAAGATGGGACTATAGGGCCAATTTCTACGCTGCTAAGAAAAGAATATTATTCAGTTCTCTATAAGGAGACCCATTAA